A region of the Legionella sp. PATHC035 genome:
CCCTATTTTCTAATGACCATATTAAATTATAGCTTATATATGCTTCAAAAATAATAGGTTTGTCAATTTTTTGCCGCCTGAAATATGCATTTAAAATACATCTAATTAAAAGAAATAATAGGCCTCTTTTAGTGTTGGGATGAATCATGCAACTGACTCAATTTACTGATTATTCATTACGCGCTTTGATTTATATCGCGATAAAACAAAATACGTGCACTATTGATGATATCGCCTGTGTGTATGCTATTTCACGCAATCATTTAATAAAAATAATCCATAATTTGTCTAAACTAGAAATTATTAAAACAATTAGAGGAAAAAATGGCGGCCTTATGATGGCTAAAAATCCTGCCGACATTAATTTGAAAGCCCTGGTTTTGCAACTTGAACTGCACTTTGATCTCGTACCGTGTTTCAACAAAGATAAAGCAAATTGTTGCATCGCCCCCACATGTAAATTACGCAAGCTCCTCCTTGATGCACAAAAGGCATTCTTTACCTTTTAGAACAATTTAGTTTAGAGGATATCGTTCAAAACAAAGTCGAACTTTATCCATTACTCCAAATAACTCAGGGAGAATTCGATGAACAAAATAAAAATCAAACGGATTTATGAACAAGCCGAGCCTTCAGATGGATGTAGGATATTGGTTGATCGATTATGGCCTCGCGGAGTTAAAAAAGAGGACGCAAGAGTGGATTTATGGTTAAAAGATACGGCTCCAAGTCACGAATTAAGGCGATGGTTTGATCATAAACCCGAAAAATGGGAAGAGTTTCAAAAACGTTATGCAAAGGAACTTGAAGATAAAGAAGAATCACTCCAAACAATTATTGATAAAGCCAAAAATCAAACCATTACTTTGTTATACAGTGCTCAAGATGAACAACACAATAATGCACTGGCCTTGCTTGAGCTCATGAGGGCAAGAAAAAAATAATCAGATTTGGTACTATTTTAAAGTTGTATTTAAAATGGAACTTAAGTATGATTATTTTATTTATATCAGCGGATAGTAGTATGACTCAGCTGAATAAAACTCATATTGAAAAACTCGTGACTCATTTTTACCAAAAAGTACAAAGAGACGAGATCCTCGCTCCTATTTTTAATGATGTGGCACAAGTTGATTGGGATAAACATATCCCGCTGTTGTGTCAATTTTGGAATAGCATTATGTTGAAAACCAATGAGTATCACGGTAATGCCTATCAAAAGCATATCCTCTTAAACCAATGTACCGATATCAGAGAGACCCACTTTAGCCGTTGGTTGAATTTATTTCAGGAAGAGGCGGTAAATCAATTACCTCAAGAGATTGCTGAGGAACTCGTTCAAAAAGCCACATTGATTGCAGAATCTTTAAAATTTGGAATGCTGAGTCAAGAGAAGAGGGTTAAAGCACATGATTAAGCCGCTCACTCGTGATATTCTAATCACCTTAATTATTAAATTTAGCTTATTGATTTTATTATGGATTGTTTGCTTTAAGGGTGTGGAAAAACCACATCAAAGCAATGAACAGTGGCTTTTAGGTTCGGTACAAACAAAAGAATATCTTTCTTCTAAAAAACAATAACTTAGGAAAATCCTCAATATTTTCTAAAACAACTGGGGATTTAAAGATTTTTATTAATCATCAATGTGAGGTGAGCAATGATTCCTGGCAGTGACCTGGTCGATCTTTCCCGTTTACAGTTTGCTCTAACTGCGCTTTATCATTTTCTTTTTGTCCCACTCACCTTGGGCTTGTCGTTAATTTTAGCGATCATGGAAACCATTTATGTGATGACTGGTCGCGATATTTGGCGACAGATGGTTAAATACTGGGGGATTCTCTTTGGCATTAATTTTGTTTTAGGCGTAGCTACCGGGTTAACCATGGAGTTTCAATTCGGTACCAATTGGGCTTATTACTCTCACTATGTTGGCGATGTTTTTGGTGCCCCATTAGCAATTGAAGGACTTATGGCGTTCTTCCTGGAAGCTACTTTTGTGGGTTTGTTTTTCTTTGGCTGGGATAGATTAAGTCGCGTCCAGCATATGGTTTGTACCTGGTTATTGGCTTTAGGTACAAATCTTTCTGCGCTATGGATTTTGATTGCTAATGGCTGGATGCAAAACCCCGTTGGTGCGGAATTTAATTTCCAAACCATGCGTATGGA
Encoded here:
- a CDS encoding group III truncated hemoglobin, translated to MIILFISADSSMTQLNKTHIEKLVTHFYQKVQRDEILAPIFNDVAQVDWDKHIPLLCQFWNSIMLKTNEYHGNAYQKHILLNQCTDIRETHFSRWLNLFQEEAVNQLPQEIAEELVQKATLIAESLKFGMLSQEKRVKAHD
- the cydP gene encoding cytochrome oxidase putative small subunit CydP; the protein is MIKPLTRDILITLIIKFSLLILLWIVCFKGVEKPHQSNEQWLLGSVQTKEYLSSKKQ
- a CDS encoding DUF488 domain-containing protein, whose amino-acid sequence is MNKIKIKRIYEQAEPSDGCRILVDRLWPRGVKKEDARVDLWLKDTAPSHELRRWFDHKPEKWEEFQKRYAKELEDKEESLQTIIDKAKNQTITLLYSAQDEQHNNALALLELMRARKK